The Alphaproteobacteria bacterium genome includes a window with the following:
- a CDS encoding molybdopterin-guanine dinucleotide biosynthesis protein A, whose protein sequence is MLAVALIAGLAPGAQAQQRDRHAGYYYPVPHSTETYVSRAKVLIDSDRSKRLEFVNGLTAAQLSLPYRPSYAIFAKGDRADRLIISALDKGHLDTVYRARALLAQLTAASRTSPMFVEYGVDELFTFLDLLKLLGFTTLTIGDGENFAHQIAIR, encoded by the coding sequence ATCCTTGCCGTCGCGTTGATCGCGGGTTTGGCGCCGGGTGCGCAGGCCCAACAGCGCGACCGCCATGCGGGCTATTACTATCCCGTGCCGCATTCGACCGAGACGTATGTTTCGCGCGCCAAGGTGCTGATCGACTCAGATCGCTCCAAGCGGCTCGAATTCGTCAACGGCCTGACCGCGGCGCAGTTGAGCCTGCCTTATCGTCCGTCCTACGCGATTTTCGCCAAGGGCGATCGCGCCGACCGTTTGATTATTTCGGCCTTGGACAAGGGCCATCTCGACACGGTCTATCGCGCGCGGGCGTTGCTGGCGCAGCTCACCGCCGCGTCGCGCACCAGCCCGATGTTCGTCGAATACGGCGTGGACGAGCTGTTTACGTTCCTGGACCTGCTGAAACTGCTCGGTTTCACCACGCTGACCATCGGCGACGGCGAAAATTTTGCCCATCAAATCGCGATACGTTAG